A single window of Collinsella aerofaciens DNA harbors:
- a CDS encoding lipid II flippase MurJ → MPQEESKRGAHFAKGSAPQAPAPEATSFDNEIRNAWSAAADPGETAVYLRAAGAGTALPRTVLSSARPDETAVFLAAAQSSASVKPIASEAPRAPRPDETAVFLMAAQGKSTPQSAPAARSAKPAAHDDGEPLLSDDEWSPLGSTDPVEGVAIDGDDDWDPLSFSARTVAAKEVDTVFGDHAIFDDDAVSGNNMPNSDDVAPADDAVLVDDPFAMTGSFAVVDDLLQQDEVHEDSQDDVDDMGSSDYSTVGRSAGLMTVLTIVSRVTGFIRTWAMAAAIGMSLLSSSYQVANSLPNMLYELVMGGMLVTAFLPVYMGVRREQGREASNEYVGNLLGILLLLLGGISLLGTVFAPGFIWTQSFLSGDGGSMDIAAFMFRFFAIQILFYGLGSVFSGVLNAHRDYFWSTFAPVLNNVIVIASFMGFAPVSAQFGGQAGIILIAAGTTLGVFVQMACQIPALGKHGVHPHIHIDFKDPALRQTIALGIPTLLATVCMFVSTSITNAAALVVQPETGPSVIAYARLWYTLPYALIAASLSTALYTELSHDAQEKDYDSVRTGISRGVAQMLFFLIPFAMYLIVFARPLNMIYCAGKFDESGVALVSEFLIYLALSLPLYGVVVLMQKSFSALLDMKPYSRYCLYSAIGQAGSVLLFGVVLGYGMPAIALSYVVDYVVLVGCSLWWLRRRLHGLQVKSILHGGFFGLLFGGLGAAAGAGVMWTLEHFVGMLGSSILITLGYVCVAGVVSLAVTFGLAFVFKMPEVSALLRRK, encoded by the coding sequence ATGCCGCAGGAAGAATCAAAGCGCGGAGCTCACTTTGCAAAAGGGTCGGCTCCTCAGGCGCCCGCGCCCGAGGCCACTTCGTTCGATAACGAGATTCGAAACGCTTGGTCCGCTGCCGCTGACCCGGGCGAGACGGCCGTGTACTTGCGTGCCGCCGGTGCCGGCACGGCGCTTCCCCGTACGGTTCTTTCTTCGGCTCGTCCCGATGAGACGGCTGTCTTTTTGGCCGCCGCTCAATCGAGCGCCAGCGTGAAGCCGATCGCCTCCGAGGCTCCTCGTGCGCCGCGTCCCGATGAGACGGCGGTGTTTTTGATGGCAGCCCAGGGAAAGAGCACACCGCAGAGCGCTCCTGCCGCTCGTTCCGCCAAGCCCGCGGCTCATGATGATGGCGAACCGCTTCTTTCGGATGACGAATGGTCGCCGCTTGGTTCGACCGATCCCGTCGAGGGCGTGGCCATCGACGGTGATGACGACTGGGACCCTCTGTCGTTTTCTGCCCGAACCGTCGCCGCCAAAGAAGTTGACACGGTGTTTGGCGACCATGCCATATTCGATGATGATGCCGTATCCGGAAACAACATGCCGAACAGCGATGACGTCGCACCTGCTGATGACGCCGTTTTGGTTGACGATCCCTTTGCGATGACCGGCTCCTTTGCCGTCGTGGACGATTTACTGCAACAAGATGAGGTTCATGAGGACTCTCAGGACGACGTAGACGATATGGGTTCGTCGGACTACTCCACGGTTGGTCGTTCTGCTGGCCTCATGACCGTGCTGACCATCGTGTCGCGCGTCACCGGGTTTATCCGCACGTGGGCCATGGCGGCCGCCATCGGCATGTCGCTGCTCTCGTCCTCCTATCAGGTTGCCAACAGCCTGCCCAACATGCTCTACGAGCTCGTGATGGGCGGCATGCTCGTTACGGCGTTTTTGCCGGTGTATATGGGCGTGAGGCGCGAGCAGGGCCGCGAGGCATCGAACGAGTATGTCGGTAACTTGCTCGGTATTCTGCTTCTGCTACTGGGCGGTATCTCGCTGCTGGGCACCGTGTTTGCTCCCGGCTTTATTTGGACGCAGTCGTTCCTTTCGGGCGATGGCGGCAGCATGGATATCGCTGCGTTCATGTTCCGCTTTTTTGCTATCCAAATTCTGTTTTATGGCTTGGGTTCGGTGTTCTCGGGCGTTCTCAACGCACACCGCGACTACTTCTGGTCGACGTTTGCCCCGGTTCTCAACAATGTCATCGTCATCGCCAGCTTTATGGGTTTTGCTCCCGTGTCTGCACAATTTGGCGGGCAGGCCGGTATTATCTTGATCGCAGCTGGTACGACCCTCGGCGTCTTTGTCCAGATGGCCTGCCAGATTCCCGCGCTTGGCAAGCATGGCGTGCATCCTCATATCCATATCGACTTTAAGGATCCCGCGCTGCGACAGACGATCGCGCTTGGTATTCCGACGCTGCTCGCCACGGTGTGCATGTTTGTCTCGACCTCTATTACCAATGCCGCCGCGTTGGTGGTGCAGCCCGAGACCGGCCCTTCCGTCATCGCATATGCGCGCCTGTGGTACACGCTGCCCTATGCGCTGATCGCCGCCTCGCTTTCGACGGCACTCTATACCGAACTCTCTCACGATGCGCAGGAGAAGGATTACGACAGCGTCCGCACGGGCATTTCGCGCGGTGTCGCCCAGATGCTCTTTTTCCTGATTCCGTTTGCGATGTACCTGATCGTCTTCGCCCGTCCGCTCAACATGATCTACTGCGCCGGCAAGTTCGATGAATCCGGTGTGGCGCTGGTGTCGGAGTTCCTTATCTATCTGGCACTTTCCCTGCCGCTCTACGGCGTGGTCGTGCTGATGCAGAAGAGCTTCTCGGCCCTGCTCGATATGAAACCTTATAGCCGCTATTGCTTGTACTCCGCTATCGGTCAGGCCGGTTCGGTGCTGCTGTTTGGCGTGGTGCTGGGCTACGGTATGCCGGCAATTGCGCTTTCGTACGTCGTTGACTACGTGGTCTTGGTCGGATGCTCACTGTGGTGGCTGCGCCGTCGTCTGCATGGCCTTCAGGTCAAGTCTATCTTGCATGGCGGTTTCTTCGGCCTGTTGTTCGGTGGCTTGGGCGCTGCCGCGGGCGCCGGCGTCATGTGGACACTTGAGCACTTTGTCGGAATGCTTGGCAGCTCGATCCTCATTACCCTGGGCTACGTTTGTGTTGCAGGCGTCGTCTCGCTCGCTGTGACTTTTGGCCTTGCCTTTGTCTTTAAGATGCCCGAGGTCTCGGCGCTGCTTCGTCGCAAGTAG
- the ybaK gene encoding Cys-tRNA(Pro) deacylase has protein sequence MAKAVKTPKTNAMRELESAGISYVLHTYEDDGDESSGLGVAISEQLGEEPGQGFKTLVCTTPSNDHVVCCIPVADELDLKAAARAAGEKSLTMMHVKDLLAATGYVRGGCSPVGMKKRFRTLIDETCVLWDTIFISGGKRGYQLELAPDDLVAFCGATVAPITRED, from the coding sequence ATGGCAAAGGCTGTTAAGACGCCAAAAACCAATGCGATGCGCGAGCTGGAAAGCGCCGGCATCTCCTATGTTCTCCATACGTACGAAGACGATGGCGACGAATCGTCGGGGCTGGGCGTCGCGATTTCCGAGCAGCTTGGCGAGGAGCCCGGTCAGGGATTTAAGACCCTGGTCTGCACGACGCCGTCCAACGACCATGTCGTGTGCTGCATTCCCGTTGCCGACGAGCTCGACCTCAAGGCCGCCGCGCGCGCCGCAGGCGAAAAGTCGCTGACCATGATGCATGTCAAAGATTTGCTTGCCGCGACGGGGTATGTCCGCGGCGGTTGCAGCCCGGTCGGTATGAAAAAACGCTTCCGGACGCTGATCGATGAGACATGCGTCCTTTGGGATACCATTTTTATCTCGGGTGGCAAGCGCGGCTATCAGCTTGAGCTTGCTCCAGATGACTTAGTTGCATTTTGCGGGGCGACGGTTGCCCCGATCACGAGAGAGGACTGA